The Coffea eugenioides isolate CCC68of chromosome 8, Ceug_1.0, whole genome shotgun sequence genome has a segment encoding these proteins:
- the LOC113781260 gene encoding uncharacterized protein LOC113781260 codes for MFELSRKSKKSGGLVNDKAKETLDKMRELQATTSMTSKEICEQELGYVPGHIRGRSATKKQAAEVERWRHEIEDSRKRADEAEKRAAEVTQQFTAQQELIKTLQQQQTETRSLYDELANQLKDLRK; via the exons ATGTTTGAGTTAAGTCGAAAGTCAAAGAAGTCAGGGGGGCTGGTAAATGACAAAGCAAAAGAGACCTTG GACAAAATGAGGGAATTGCAGGCTACAACTTCAATGACTAGCAAGGAAATATGCGAGCAAGAACTTGGTTACGTACCTGGACACATCCGCGGTCGTAGTGCAACCAAGAAGCAAGCTGCTGAGGTAGAACGCTGGAGGCATGAGATTGAGGACAGCCGAAAAAGAGCAGATGAAGCAGAAAAACGAGCTGCAGAAGTAACTCAACAATTCACTGCTCAGCAAGAGTTGATTAAGACCTTGCAACAGCAACAAACAGAAACAAGAAGCCTATATGATGAGTTAGCTAACCAGCTGAAAGACTTGCGCAAATAA